In Leptospira limi, a single genomic region encodes these proteins:
- a CDS encoding UvrD-helicase domain-containing protein, producing MWSLEQKEIITSKNPVIQVIAGAGSGKTATMIGLLEEREKNQTIHPDKTLIVTFTKKATKEFKERCEKRGLSHLYHISTFHSFCYHSLKHSHFQKNWSKCKLLPESKKWELTKKILEPNRELIGGIPFSILTKQNGKYLRNISKEIYENYITSFQNWKRENNYFEFDDLIQDFLEFLKSEDSRTLKKNWKSLIIDEFQDTDEQQLEIIKRMEFETITVVGDDWQAIYGFRGATPKPFLEFSNHFPNVIQYKLPTNYRSTKTIIQKSLLPIRQNKDKIPKKTISFRKEKGFFHLEVKKENDPFLETIWKKYHSIDSESVLLTRSNFRKAEWIQVGVPKKQVMTIHSAKGLEFKTVIVDLCQGWSKDLNTIDFEEERRILYVALSRAKDNLIVLMNQISDPKSLCDRLSEDFSLWNKWRNRTLRWIRLW from the coding sequence ATGTGGAGTTTGGAACAAAAGGAAATCATCACTAGTAAAAACCCCGTTATACAAGTGATTGCTGGTGCTGGCTCTGGCAAAACAGCCACTATGATTGGACTCTTAGAGGAACGGGAAAAAAACCAAACCATCCACCCCGACAAAACACTCATTGTCACATTTACCAAAAAAGCCACAAAGGAATTCAAAGAACGTTGTGAGAAAAGAGGCCTTTCTCACTTGTATCACATTTCCACCTTTCATTCGTTTTGTTATCACTCCTTAAAACATTCTCATTTTCAAAAAAATTGGTCCAAATGTAAACTTTTACCAGAATCAAAAAAATGGGAATTGACCAAAAAAATATTAGAGCCAAATCGTGAACTGATAGGTGGAATTCCATTTTCCATACTCACAAAACAAAATGGGAAGTATTTACGAAACATATCTAAAGAAATTTATGAAAACTACATCACTTCCTTTCAAAACTGGAAACGAGAGAACAATTACTTTGAATTTGATGACTTAATCCAAGATTTTTTAGAATTTTTAAAATCAGAAGATTCTCGAACCCTCAAAAAAAATTGGAAATCCCTCATCATCGATGAATTCCAAGACACAGATGAACAACAATTGGAGATCATCAAACGGATGGAGTTTGAAACCATCACGGTTGTGGGAGATGATTGGCAGGCAATTTATGGATTCCGAGGAGCCACTCCCAAACCATTTTTAGAATTTTCGAATCATTTCCCAAATGTAATCCAATACAAATTACCAACTAACTACCGATCAACAAAAACAATCATTCAAAAAAGTTTATTACCCATCAGACAAAACAAAGACAAAATTCCCAAAAAAACGATTTCCTTTCGAAAGGAAAAAGGATTTTTCCATTTGGAAGTCAAAAAAGAAAACGATCCATTCTTAGAAACAATTTGGAAAAAATACCACTCGATTGATTCTGAGTCTGTTTTACTCACACGTAGTAATTTTCGCAAAGCCGAATGGATCCAAGTGGGAGTGCCCAAAAAACAAGTGATGACAATCCATAGTGCAAAAGGTCTAGAATTTAAGACTGTGATTGTGGATTTATGCCAAGGTTGGAGTAAAGATCTAAATACAATTGACTTCGAAGAAGAAAGGAGGATTCTCTATGTTGCTTTGTCTAGGGCAAAAGACAATTTAATTGTTCTTATGAACCAAATTTCCGATCCGAAAAGTCTATGTGATCGGTTGAGTGAAGATTTTTCCCTTTGGAACAAGTGGCGAAATCGTACTTTACGGTGGATAAGACTCTGGTGA
- a CDS encoding class I SAM-dependent methyltransferase: MSETEYYRSQTYQEYLLSSHRREVCPPEDVYAFFNWKGLTNLVDFGSGLGFYFQDFRKWFPNVWIWAAECQQDIIDRILRRKLMEGIEQLTPFYMDQSDHPLLPEWVPVPEIIFASLSLSTFPNPGLAMDGLIRSMKAGGRLFIVDWSKTESGFGPKINEKISMDKMKFLAEEYKLEVIKSGRISEHFYGMEVRASSHFIYGYYDLKEEEDEDTAVFKI, translated from the coding sequence ATGTCTGAAACGGAATACTACCGTTCCCAAACTTACCAAGAGTATTTGCTCTCAAGCCATAGAAGAGAGGTTTGTCCTCCAGAAGATGTGTATGCTTTTTTCAATTGGAAGGGCCTAACCAATTTGGTTGATTTTGGAAGTGGGCTTGGGTTTTATTTTCAGGACTTCCGCAAATGGTTTCCCAATGTTTGGATTTGGGCTGCGGAATGCCAACAAGACATCATCGATCGCATCCTCCGTAGAAAACTCATGGAAGGGATTGAACAACTCACCCCCTTTTATATGGACCAATCTGACCACCCTCTCCTTCCCGAATGGGTTCCGGTTCCAGAAATTATTTTTGCCTCCCTTTCTTTATCCACCTTCCCAAACCCAGGTTTGGCGATGGATGGACTCATTCGTTCCATGAAGGCAGGTGGAAGGTTATTCATCGTTGATTGGTCAAAAACAGAGTCTGGATTTGGTCCGAAGATCAATGAAAAAATCTCCATGGATAAAATGAAATTTTTAGCAGAGGAATACAAACTCGAAGTGATAAAATCTGGTAGGATCTCTGAACATTTTTATGGAATGGAAGTTCGTGCCAGTTCTCATTTTATTTATGGTTATTATGATCTAAAAGAAGAGGAAGATGAAGACACTGCTGTCTTTAAAATTTAA